One Misgurnus anguillicaudatus chromosome 5, ASM2758022v2, whole genome shotgun sequence genomic window, gataaacggttttgacgcgtgtgcagcaggcacttattttgacaagacacatgatgcacatggttcacatgacgcaacaaacacatatttttgaaaacgcaagcaacattcatgacactctgaacacatattttgaataagcGCCCatcagatgagcagtcacgagccaccactgaTTTTACATATAGAGCTTCACAGATTTCTAGATAAAGTTGTATGTACATATATAACAAGACCTGATTGTTTTAATTGAACTGACTCCCATGACAAATTCTTTTTCAACCCCAAACACAAGTTTTGTAAATATAAGTAGGCAAATTCTATATCAAATGTACATGGAGATGAATCTATATATTTATGATACAGTAATACAAGAATACTCTAGAATGGATTATTGCTTCTTTGTTTAACACCCGAGGTCTGAATTTGTAAAGATGTTCTGGAATGTAAATGTAGACACCTGAAATAAAGACTTGCATCAATGCTACTGGTTGCTGATGTTAGTTGCGTATCATGTGTAAAAGTGTCTGGCTATTAGCAGTATTGTATTAGCACAATTTCACAAGAGTGGCCTTACATGCCTGCAATTAgaattttaaacatgttttcaaaCAATGACCCTCTATGTCAAAGCTAATTTTGAACATAGTACAACACTCCCTCTTTGCTAAGAGTATTATATAATCCTAAATGTGTTTCGTAGGTGTCATTACAAGAGATTAAATAATTAGAGCTTTTTACGGAAATCGACACAGTCCTTTCAATTAATGTGTTTTCCCTGGGGACTGAACCCATTACCTTTGTGTTGCAagtgctctaccaactgagctacaggaaaaaCATCTTACATCTAAATACACATTCTGAGCCACAATCGGATGTGCTAGTAAAGTAGAAAACAAAAGAGACAAATATGGCAATTGGACAACAACCAGAGACACTATCAACAgtacaaaaaatatgtaaaaaaatgacataatcagaaattttattcaaaattttgATATATGAAAATTGAAACAGTAAACAATCTGAATCAGTTGTATTTTTCCAAGAATAAACTTGAcatttttactaattttttcAGATCATCTCACATTATAACAACTTTAAACAAGTCATAGATAGGCTTATGCATGTTCTTGAAACTCCAGCAAATGTggacactacacaattttacaCGTTTGTGGTCattaaacacactgtaaaaaagaaaaagttggttcaacttaaaaaaagtaagttacctgggtGCCTTTTTGAGTACATTTTAaagcttaaaaatattagttgtcACAACAacttttttgagtttactcatattttaaagttgaattaactctgaattaaccttaaaggaatattccattttcttaaaagaaaaatccaaacaatccactcaccaccatgtcatccaaaatgcttGTCTCTCCCTGTTCAGTcgagttttttgaggaaaacattgcaggacccCTCCCACTCCAATGGACcctaatagacaccaacaaccaACACCCAACTCAACACGCAACAGCCCCcctcaactgagtttcaaaggactgcaaacaatcccaaacgaggcacaatggtcccatccagcgaaacgactgtcatttttgacgaaaaacaaaaaatatgctcctccaaaccacaacttttcgtctaggtccggtccagcgcgacctaacgtaaatgcgtagtgacgtagggaggtcacgtgttacatatataaaacgcacattttcggaccattgtaaacaataaactgacacaaagacattaattagtatcattcaacatacaacaatgtaggaacggtcctctttcaacacacttataaacactggggcggagtttcgcgttcatttctgtgacctcttgacgtcatgacgtattgcgtggggtcacctggcgcatcatgaccggatctagacgagaagttgtgcttccaaagtgcatatttgtcatttttcttgtcaaaaatgacaatcgttccgctagacaagacccctaTGCCTCGCCTGGGATTGTTcacagtcctttgaaactccgttgaaaaaaactgttacgtgttgagttaagtgtttaTTGTTGGTGTccatcaaagtccatcaaaatgagaaaaatcctgcaatgttttcctcaaaaaacataatttcttctcgactgaacaaagaaagacatcaacatcctggatgacatggtggtgagcgaaaattgaatattcctttaaattttaaagcaaccaggtaacttacttttggggcagtttcccagacagggattagacaagtcctagactaaaataaatgtaagagctgtccaaactgaaaacaacttgcactgacatatcttaaaatacatcagtgccctttgttttgcctcaaaatgcacgccagtaatgtttttagtaaggcatgtttgttaaaactagttatacaTCGTaaataaactaaggcctagtcctggcttaagctaatccctgtccgcgaaaccacccctttaatgTTGAACCAATAAATCTTATTTTACAGTGCaaccatttaaattaaaaacaacaaactcatTTGAACAGAACAAGTATTTTAAAAGACTTTTTCCACATAAAGACCattgtaatttaaaatgtatatgcatATCTTTAAACTTTTGAAAAGCACAGTGATTGAAAACCTGGGTCCAAACATCAATGTCTAAACCACATATCAGAATAAATCTTActtataatacattattaaagGACACCTAATATAATTTGGCTTACTTGGCAAGATGTGAGACacctaatattaatatttaaaggacaagttcggtattttacacctaCAGCCCCGCCTTCAAACCGCCTATGATGAAACAGAACGGTCCTGGCTAAAACCCGGACACATGATGCTGGCACGAGAATCCTCGAGTGTTTGTTGTATCATCTCTCACCtccacaatggctgcataggtgcaccggaacaatccttcccaaaatgcaccaaGCTCTCGTTCACAAAGACATGAAAATCACCGAGCGGTCAGGGGTGCTCACCGACacgcccacacaaaaatcgctgcaaaagacgcgttccaacaggttttatcgtagtttttgtccaactccattgacttgtattagatgtgctgtgatgtacggtattactccgccgccgggaactttgtttgtattcttgcaattggcaaaggtggattatcgccaccaattgggctggagtgtctattattcaagctctcaacggaagaatgtacgggtgtgaggcgtttggaaaaataggtccacaagtttacaacgaatgctaaaacacctgttgaaaagcatcttttgcagcgattcctgtgagcacatcagtgaacacccccgaccactcggtgagtttcacgtctttgtaaacgaaagtttaatgcatttaaggaaggattgttccagtgcacctatacagccattgtagaggtggtggtgtaatacaacagaaaccgaaaattctcgggacagcaTCACACGTCCAAATTTCCGTCAAAACCGCTCCACCTCATcacaaacaatccgaaaacagggccccaagtgcaaaacaccgaacttgtccttcAATGATAACAAAGGTGGTGTGTGTTATTTTTGCAACACTAGCAACAGAatttcaaaaacattaaaaagtttattaaaaaccTTTATCGGCCATTGgtcaaacaaacagaaaataccaCCCCAAATACCGGCCATTGGTTGAGCCAGTGTTTCTTTATCTGGCTTGTTGGGATGCTCAAACAAACAGAGCAAAGTTTTGATAGCAGCACAATAACACTTTTGAGGGAATCAATCTTATCTGCATATTAAGCTGAAATAggagaaaatattttaacatcGAAAAGTCGACACACATCacctttacagtaaatacagatCACAGGGTGTCAATTAGTTGAAAAATACAGATCAcatgattaaacaaaaacatataaaaagaaGCATAAAAGGTCTTCACCTGGCCATTATGAAAATCATGGTTCTCATTTTGTGTAGTTTGTTCTGAAGTGtcattttacatcattgaaaaaTGCATCTGTGAGATAAGCAGTTGCTCACATGTTTCCTTATATAAAAATACTGTTATGTACAAATAATGAAACTAGACAAAAATGTGTCCTGTTAGTTTTGTTGTGATGAAATAATACCACTATAATGCATACTAGTAAGTGCAAATGTACAGCAATAAATCCAAATGTAACTAGCAGTGTCACTCACCATAGCAAATGAATTCTCAGAAATTCTGCCGTGTATGAAAATATATGAAAACCTAAAGACAGATCAAAACCATTAATAAATTAGCTAAAATCACATGTTTACATTCccacaataaaaaacacactgttATTAAGTGGATTCAAATACTAATGTAGTTTGCAAAtgttaaaagacaaaaaaaatttatctGCGCGTAGTGACATCATGATACTGTCATCATGACAGTGGATTTAGATCTATCTGTCCTTGAAATAAAATGCAGACTTAAAACAAGTGACAACAAACTAATGGTCATCACAGAGAACATACGATAAAAAGTGAGTTCCTGTGATTCTTTGCACGGGCATTGCAGCATGCAGCAGGTAGGCAGTCCCTCTTGTTTATTCCCCTCCAGAGGAAAAGATGAAAACAAGGAACAACCAGCCAACTGAGCATTAAAATCCATAATTGactgtaaataataaaagtcTTAAATACAGATATCGGAAGAAAAAAACATGTTCATCTATTTTTTATTCAGCGAAACCACCTACCTCAGACAAATGATGCTTTAGTAAAGGCCACACTCTATGAGGTTGTTCTTAATGATGACATCAGTGACCGCATCAAACACGAACTGTACGTTCTTGGTGTCTGTGGCACAAGTGAAGTGTGTGTAGATTTCCTTTGTGTCCTTTCGTCTGTTTAGATCCTCAAACTGACACTGGATGTAGGCAGCAGCCTCTTCGTATGTACTTGAACCAGAGTATTGCAATAGAGTTGAGATGAGACTTTAAATAgagcttaataaaaataaaaattctgttacTTAGCCTACTGGCAAAGTTAACTGTGACACTTTCTGTGAAATACGCTGAGGACGACCCAACTGTAACAACCCAAATGCATTGTGAGAGGCATTAAAACCAGCATTATAAATCTTTCAATTTTTGGCCATAAAAGATGATGACTAGCAGATCCAAACACAGGGTTTCTTTTTCTCATACTGCTATAGAGGTCTACCCTTAACCTCTTTTTATTCCTCTCTTCATGTACAAACATTTCTAAACAAGCAATATTTCATCAATTCTGCTGTAAGAGATTGTCTGCAGATAAATTTTATGTGAGGCAAGATTCAAAGATTTTACTTTCCCCGGTTTGAaccaaaaacaaaatgaaactaGCGTGTTACATAATACAACTATTTTTGAATATACTGTCCTGAAGCAGCCTTGGAAGACTATTGGAGTGAAAAAAATACAACCCTGATATGTAAAATGTTGCAAAATATATACAGCTTACatctaaaacttaaaaaaaggcagcatgaagttaaaacaacatggttttgcaagtcaattcaacataatattttaagttttgacttgcgaacagttaaaataacttataaaatcaagttaaaattgattaACTcattaattttaagttaaagtaacacaataaaatacatgcatatatatatatcagtggcggctcgtgactgctcttctgagtggcgcaaattcaaaataagtgttcggagtgtcatgtgtgctgcttgtgttttctaaatatgtgtttgttgcatcatgtgaaccatgtgcatcagttttgtcaaaataagtgcctgctgcacacgcatcataaccatttatgataaaagagacgctcacgttcacaaaatacacgcaagacactcccttaacagtaaactctgattacacacgAGATTATGAGAGTACCTGGCAAacatgagcatctcttttatcaaaaaccctttggacgcgtctgcagcgggcgcttgttttgacaagacacgtgatgcacataggttcacgtGATGCACATTGGTTCActtgacgcgcagaacacatattttgaaataaggaaccacacacattacggggaaaaaaatgtatatatatatatatatatatattttttatttatttatttatttatttattaatacaaaaatataaaatgaaacagCTCTGGATATTAacttatttaaaggaacacttaATACCCTGATCAAAATATCACATCAAATGTCTGTTATCTCCTAAGCAATGtccaaattacatttacatcaTCCTTGCGCTAATAAATTCAATCATAAGGGGACAATAggtgaaaaaaactgttaaaatataaaCTCACCAGAGTATTCTGGGTAGCATATTGTGAGTGGACTTCTCTTGATCTTCTCCTCAAACAGATCCTTTTTATTGAGGAAGAGGATGATGGATGTGTCTGTGAACCATTTGTTGTTGCAGATGCTGTCAAAGAGCTTCATGCTTTCGTGCATGCGGTTCTGTGGAGAGGTCAAAAACATGCTTGATTCATCTTCCATGCTTTATATGATTTATACTTTACCATGAGAAAGCCATTAATTACTGTATACGACTGCAATTTAACCCCTCTGAAAATTTTCAAGCATGGACCTTTGCCAAATACAGGGTTAACAAGACATTAACCCGTGAATATGCATAGTGTAAAAAGCCTGGGAGTATTagagttttaaaatgttaaataatgtgCACATTTTTGTAGTTCCACATAAATACGACCTCAAAATCATCCGTAATGGAAAAATTTTcagaatattttaagaaattggGTCTCATGAGAAAACAATGAGGCGTTCCAATGAGCAAAGAGGAAATCGCTTTAACACAACCAGGAGAAACTGAACATCCTGCTGTCAGCTGTGACTATAGAGAAGTAAACAATACCAGAACTAGTTTATCAGTTTCAGTGATTCTAACCAAATGATGTTTATCTTACTGTTTTAatctataaacaaaaacaggACATCCTGTAGCATATTTGATTAAtccatattaaataaatttttgaaCTGGCAACCAATCTGAAGAGATTCtttattaatacgctcgcttgtaaagtttattcatagccgctgtattttgctacttatgttgtctgtcgatttttctgtgttttcccctgcttctattaattgaaacaattaccaattatgaaaagcactatatacataaaatttaattgaatagaTTCtgtatgaggagctcagatgcaaatgcCACTAAATGCCACCTATGTCAAAAATGCTCTTGGCACggattatacgttcatcaaatactttcaatTCAAGGGTTTGCATTTAAGCCCTTCTGTGTTTGGTAATAAAAGGCTTATATAAAGAACCCTGAATGAACCCAACTCACCATCTCCTCATCTTCAGCTAGGACCAGGTCATAATCGCTGAGCGCCACACAGAAGATGATGGCGGTGACGCCTTCAAAACAATGAATCCATTTCTTCCTCTCTGAACGCTGACCACCAACATCAAACATCCTGTTTGAACGCATAAAAACAGTGAAAGAAAGAATTCACAGATCACAGTGATAAAAAGCATGCAGTAAAGGCTGAAACTAACTTGAAGTACAGCTCTTTGAAGGTGAAGTGTGTTTCTACAATGCCAGTGGTCTTGACGCGAGTTCTCAGTACATCTTGTTGAGTGGGCATGTAGTTGGGTTGTGATATCCTATCTAGGTCATTCAGATAGCTGTGCATGAGAAAAACATGAGTGCTTTTGAAAACAATGAAAGAGAATGTTTAAATGAATAAAGATCTGGAAATGTGaaagaaatgtgttttatttagtCTAAAGCAGGATTtatactctaaaaaatgtttgGTTGATGTGAACCCATGCTTGGGTAAAATGAGGACAAACCCAAATGTTGGCTTACGTTTACTtacaaaatgtccatatttgacccaaacaTGGGATGAAACAACCAGCATCCAGCACAGGTTCATTTAAACGCAGTGTGGTTAGATTTTTCATAGTTTTGAATAGCCAGACAATCCTACTGAAGGTCTGGGAACCTTGGCAGCTTTAATGGTCCCTTTGGGTCCATGAATGCCCAAGAGGCCATATGACTGAAAGTAAAGAAACCAATAACGTTTCGCTTGTTGCCACAATAACAGACCGATGTGCAACCATCATTCACTAACgtctctaaagtttaaaaacatgttaaaataccttgaatatttttaaacatgCAGCATTTATTCAATGTTGATGAAGCATACTGTCACCGATGTAAACATGAAAGCTTTCTTCTTCGATCAGACGGATTTGTGTTGTTTCCGGGCGGACTGTTAAAGATCGCGACAGACACATCTCCCGGAAATCTGTataattcaaccaatcagaaaacGACTTCGAAATCTGCTGAAGTGTTTTTAGAAAAGTGTCCAATATGCATCAGACGTTAAGCCAATGTTCCAAGGgtgtgacgtctgaggctgagactaggtTTGTCTATATTTTTCCCAATCAGAAGTGTACAGGATATAATGtgcaatatataaaaaaactggcATGACACattcttattatttttattattatgaacCTCATTTGATCTTATATTTTCACTACTTATCAGTCCTTTcagagtttttttttgtaattgttgcaggcaaaaatccttgatcttgcggcacattttcataaaaaatgcaattgaatatgcaggatattaatgcaattttatgcaatgaaattgcgggagcttgcaaaaactgtttgcagcttttcaatgatgttcacgtcacataataaCATCACTTCATGACGTCTTCATGACAACAgaggacatggctgcgcttatgtgaggtaaatgcaacatttcaactttctgctaagatatatatgatttttgctacgaaattgctgggattatgaaatcatgcaagccctgcgcgaaaatctgtaatttatgctgcgaaagtgcggcgtatttgaaaaaatgcagactttggctgattatgcattgaatcatgcgatcgcataatcacatttttctggagggactgactTATGTACATTAATAAAAGTAAAGGTGCTATACAATGCCATAAACAAACCATTTTTGGCTATGTCCAAAAAGAACCTTTAAGAactgaagaacctttctgtttcattgTAGAAGAAAAACATTCTTCAGTCTATAAAAAGGTAAGAGAGAAATTaaactgaatggttctttggtAAACCAATAATGGTTCTTCGATGGCATCAATGCAAAGTAGCCTGTTTTGCACCCTTATTTTTTAACTTTGACGTTGGAAAGTGAGAAAAGGCTTTGGAATGCAATTCTTCTTCTGTCTCCACAGGAGGATTTTAAATTGAAATCTGGCAGGAAAAAATGCTGAACATGTTTGCACAAGACAAAGAGAAACAGGATGAATCTTGTCTGGATCTTGTCTTTAAAACAGATCAGCTGAAAAACTGTGCCTCAGCCTTATCTTTTCCCATTCAGGAGATCAAATagtagctacgtttacatggacaccTTTTGCCTCCATCAGAATGATATCATTCTGATTTAATAATCCTGTGATCAGATTGACGTGCGTGTTTATATGGCACAAGCTTCAAgtcagatttgatcatttgacattgcacaaatatagttACGCATACAAGCCATCCTCCTAAAATCGCTATGCATCTATTTCAGGTCATGATTAATAAACGACCAGCACATGAAGCTTTGTACTGCGCTGATTATCAAGCAGCAGTGAAAACACCCATTcgagtgattctcacaaaatccagacttagaaggtgtccagcatcagatttttttaccaagcccttgaagccaattattatttttttgcacacaTAAGATTAAgatctgaacttactataaccattatttttagaggatttaaaaatatttcctatagaaatatttacattttttagatgatcattatcaaaaatcattaccgcaacatattacattaaatatatgcatttacaaactcatgtttcggtaatgtgaaaaaaagttgtctaggtactataacaaacaaaatttttacttttatctggagagaaaaaataataactgcttacctggtagccatcttgagtgtcacattcaactatgtcccttccaacaaattttttaaaatgttagttcaagaaaacatttttgaaaactgttgcggaggatgagaattttttttcttgtacacatttatattcctgattattgtctctacatttaccaatgatcaccaaataccacatgtttctttactgtaaatgtttatagtataacatgcactgaagcttttgattttttaagacgttttaattataaatatttccatgtcaaagaaccaaaatccagtcatggacacattgcggtaatgaaaaatttccccttaaatttggaaaatacaaaaaaaattggtttgtatgatgtcatttgaaatcatgtgcaaaataatacatgaagagatgtttgtaactctatgcttcttattttgattctcttactttgcatttacttttttaatcaaaatgtttcatgacgcCTCATACGTCTAATTtggcgagaatcacccattcaTGTGTGCCCAAAAAGCGTGTTTGACTTCACAAGGTGCTGCAGAGACTGTCCGTGAGAGCCAAACACACGCGTTTGTGGATCAGAGTATAAATCATGGACTGACTGGACAAGAAAATTAggaaaataaatgacaagaCAGTCACTTCATGTGACTTCCTTCAACAACAGAAGCTCACGTTGACAGGTTATTTGCGTTATTTATAAATTactttatctcattttgcaggCCAATTGACCCAATTGGCCAATTGtggtttaataattttttatttaatttaaatgaaaataaaatattttatgaaaataaaagtgACCCAAAAGGCTTTTGAACAATCAGTCGGAAGTAAGTGCTCTTACTAGGACGCCGAGTCATTGAGCTGATACTCTCGTGATCGGACAAAACACGTCTGGACTCCTTCATCCTTCCATAGCCGGCGGATGACCCCAGAGAGATCAGGGCTCATGACCCCTTCCTCTGCAGTGCCAGCAAGCACAAACAGCTGCCGAGCATCATCCTGATGTTGAACAGAAGATAGAGAAAAATCTGAAACCTGTCATCTCACAATCCTTTCCCAAAgggaacaaatacaactttgtGAGGGTGGACACGTACTGTGCTGGCTTCTGGTTAATACTATCCATTCTGGAAAAACGTAGTGAATCTTACCGCTCTTGCAGGATTTCCAAAGTCGATCTTTAAGCGACCCATGGCTCTGATGATCGCAATGATGGACTGGATAGTGTTGCTGAAAACCACCACCTTATACTGCTTGCACTCCTCTTCTGAGTAACCATCTTCATGTATGATCCTGAGGATAAACAGAGAAGACAGGATAACTGCATCTAGTGCTCGTGAAACGAAAAATTAAATCAACAaaatctaataataataactgcCAGGATTGGTCGCCCTAAGCGCTGTGCATATTGCTGATGCTACACAGATGGACAAAAAATTAGCTAAAAACAACAAAGTAACAGTTATGactttttatgttaaaaatgtatgttagctaatgcattaactaatgtaacaaatacaactttattgtattgtagttttattaatgtataaataatatcacattaaatatattaaagaaagacatacatgggtgattctcacgaaaccattgaaacaccacggcactaatgattttagctttaaaatgtgtaatatagtaacattaaaaagcatcagaattaacacaatactgtgttccacctagcacaatgtgtgatttcaacataagaatttataattgtaaattttatctcattttctgctgaaattctcattaccgcaccgcaatgtgtccggctgtgtttgaacatgcgttatgttttaatttaatcaaattaacacaaaaatattaagaaaaaaaataaatggatgttttgctagactactttagatgacagaaaaaatatttactgaatattcatgtataataataagaaaaattaggaaaatgatgtgtccatgcctgatgttctcatcctccacaacactttttgagaacagtttaagcacacatacagaattttaataaagtttgattttgagtgaccaagcacatggaccagttacttcaagatggctaccaggtaagatcatttttttacacttaatttgaaatattgtc contains:
- the gnai3 gene encoding guanine nucleotide-binding protein G(i) subunit alpha isoform X2 — encoded protein: MKIIHEDGYSEEECKQYKVVVFSNTIQSIIAIIRAMGRLKIDFGNPARADDARQLFVLAGTAEEGVMSPDLSGVIRRLWKDEGVQTCFVRSREYQLNDSASYYLNDLDRISQPNYMPTQQDVLRTRVKTTGIVETHFTFKELYFKMFDVGGQRSERKKWIHCFEGVTAIIFCVALSDYDLVLAEDEEMNRMHESMKLFDSICNNKWFTDTSIILFLNKKDLFEEKIKRSPLTICYPEYSGSSTYEEAAAYIQCQFEDLNRRKDTKEIYTHFTCATDTKNVQFVFDAVTDVIIKNNLIECGLY
- the gnai3 gene encoding guanine nucleotide-binding protein G(i) subunit alpha isoform X1, with the translated sequence MGCTLSAEDKAAVERSKMIDRNLREDGEKASREVKLLLLGAGESGKSTIVKQMKIIHEDGYSEEECKQYKVVVFSNTIQSIIAIIRAMGRLKIDFGNPARADDARQLFVLAGTAEEGVMSPDLSGVIRRLWKDEGVQTCFVRSREYQLNDSASYYLNDLDRISQPNYMPTQQDVLRTRVKTTGIVETHFTFKELYFKMFDVGGQRSERKKWIHCFEGVTAIIFCVALSDYDLVLAEDEEMNRMHESMKLFDSICNNKWFTDTSIILFLNKKDLFEEKIKRSPLTICYPEYSGSSTYEEAAAYIQCQFEDLNRRKDTKEIYTHFTCATDTKNVQFVFDAVTDVIIKNNLIECGLY